A genomic stretch from Octopus bimaculoides isolate UCB-OBI-ISO-001 chromosome 15, ASM119413v2, whole genome shotgun sequence includes:
- the LOC106880846 gene encoding zinc transporter ZIP1: protein MKVEILKVILLIALFIVTLICGFLPVKLVSYSQRQTTHAGSTRQSNRKRYKHVFSCLSCFSAGVFLATCLLDLFPDVRQNLSDVLILYEIHTGFPVPEFVMVFGLFIILITEQIVLEFKEKSLQQANTDKKPLLHQAKQKQIEEDALSFKSDLTISGIEDDVSRFREYHTQDSASDIEENFSDSSSEDSHSHHHHQHQHQHHHHHDQNISKGHSQSVLRSILLTVALSLHSIFEGLAIGLARKESNILTITSAIILHKCTLSLSLGINLSHSKLHYGSIIRSLLLFSLAAPIGISIGILIIDLWDSLTSSLIQGLLQGIACGTFLYITFFEIFPSEFNNTKGRRLCKVLFVLFGFSVVCIIMFLNAEPATPIDPCSHPRLHP from the exons ATGAAGGTAGAAATCTTAAAAGTTATTCTACTTATTGCCCTATTCATAGTCACTTTGATATGTGGTTTTCTTCCTGTCAAACTGGTTTCCTATTCCCAACGACAAACGACCCACGCTGGTTCTACACGGCAGTCCAATCGGAAACG ttataaaCACGTCTTCAGTTGCTTGAGTTGTTTCTCTGCTGGTGTTTTCCTTGCAACATGCCTCCTCGACTTGTTTCCAGATGTCCGCCAAAACCTTTCTGATGTCCTCATTCTCTACGAGATCCACACGGGATTTCCAGTGCCTGAATTTGTTATGGTTTTCGGTcttttcatcattctcatcacAGAACAAATTGTCTTGGAGTTCAAAGAAAAAAGTCTTCAGCAAGCAAACACTGACAAAAAGCCCTTACTTCACCAAGCTAAACAGAAACAGATCGAAGAGGATGCTTTATCGTTCAAAAGTGACTTGACGATCAGTGGCATCGAAGATGATGTCTCAAGGTTTAGAGAATACCATACACAGGATTCAGCTTCTGATATTGAAGAAAATTTTTCTGACAGTTCTTCAGAAGACTctcactctcaccaccaccaccaacaccaacaccagcaccaccatcaccacgaccagaACATATCGAAAGGTCATTCCCAGTCTGTTCTACGTTCCATTCTTCTGACTGTTGCCCTCTCTTTGCACTCCATCTTTGAAGGTTTAGCAATTGGTTTAGCACGAAAAGAGTCTAACATTTTAACAATCACAAGTGCAATCATTCTGCACAAGTGTACCCTCAGCCTCAGTTTGGGCATCAACTTGAGTCACAGCAAGCTGCATTATGGCAGTATTatcagatcattattattattttcccttgCAGCCCCTATTGGCATTAGTATTGGGATTCTGATAATTGATTTATGGGATTCTTTAACCTCAAGCCTCATCCAAGGCTTGCTTCAGGGCATCGCCTGTGGGACCTTTCTTTATATCACATTCTTCGAGATCTTCCCGAGTGAGTTCAATAACACCAAAGGTAGACGGCTTTGTAAagtactgtttgttttgtttggtttcagTGTGGTTTGTATCATAATGTTCCTCAACGCTGAACCAGCAACTCCAATTGATCCTTGTTCTCATCCAAGATTACACCCTTGA